In Penaeus vannamei isolate JL-2024 chromosome 21, ASM4276789v1, whole genome shotgun sequence, the DNA window tatatgcatatacgtgtacgcttggttttgcgtgtgtgtattttgccTCCGCCGTGAATAGCATCCATGTGTGTGCTCCCGCATGCGCAGCcagtatcattatgaaaattttagctttcattagtattaatattttccGTGTTCGCTTCGCATTCCTCACCTCTGTTATATCcatcatctatttatccatagaTATATTCGGTATTATCATTCTGAGATTttagtaatttttattttttttttttgtatcctgaTTACATATACTAGTCATTAACGGTTATATGTGgcttttatttgattattgttattagctttGTTATTCGATATCACACTGTGACTGTTACATTTTTGCTTTACCTAATATTGTTCGGTCTTGTATTCCAGAAAGAGAATGCTCCGGTCTATCTGGCCGTCCTCTTGATATGCGGCATCCTCGTTGCCCTCTGCATATTTACTGATGCGTTGATTCTATATATCGTAACTTGTGAGCAGATATTTTTACTGTACAGACATGAATTTTTCAAGGTATAATATGCTTATCTGACCAACCTGCTTTTAAAGAAACATCTGAATTTATGAATTATACCATAATTCGTTCCACAGGTGTTTTAATGCCCGTACTTTGTATGCTGCCAAAGCTGATGCAGAAGGTGCAAAGTCAAGTAATGGcaacggaaacagagagaggagtcCCACAGTTAACGAACGATAGACCTGTATACAACGCCCCACTTTTCAGTGCCCCTAACGCACCCTTGGCAGGGCTCAGAGTCTCCGAAGGTCAGCGTGCAACGAATCTGGGTGGACGTCACCACCATCCAACAGCAGATCTCCCTCCGCCAGTAACAGACACAGAAGGAAGAATCACACAGTTAACGAACGATAGACCAGTATATAACCCTACATTTTTCAGTGCGCCTAGCACACCCTTTGAAGAACTCAGTGCCTCGGGACTGGAAAGTCAGCATGCAACGACCCTGGGCGAACACCAGCACCTTCCAACGGCAGATCTTCCTCCGCCTTACTTCGCGCTGGAGAACGAAGCGACGGACCCCTCGCAGGGCCCTCCGGCCTCGCTCTACGTGATCCGTCCGCCGATAGTGGAGCCTCCGTCTTACCAAGAGGCGGTTCAAATGTAGAATTAATGCATCCTGAACTCTTTATCTGCTGTTCAGTGTCTATTTCGGTACAAAATGTACAATAGTATTGGtttgaaaatacacacaaacacaagcgcgAACAGTTAACAGAAATATACAATGTTTGACTGGTTCCATTCTCTGAAGTACGCTTTTGGGACCAGCCGTTTTgtgcattgttttcattttccatGTATATCACCACCCGTGTAAACCATACTATGAATATTATTCAtgccttcatcattatcaaaaataatgattttttatataACGTACATAAAGAAATACGAGAAATTAATGTTTCGCTTATCCCAGATCCTTTAGATTTATTGCACAGGTTGTGATGATTTTGTGTGTGAAAGCGTAGCGAACAACCTAGAAAGAAATCACGAAGATGAACCGTGAAGTTGTGTTTACAATTGGAGCTGAGCGAAATTGTCTGTATCTAGTGATTTCAAATGTTTTACTCTACAAGGCTGGTTCTCCATTacagtttgtctgtgtgtgtgtccgtatgtgtgtgtgtgtgggtgtgtgggtgtgtgtgtacatatgtatgtgcatataaatgtgtgtgtgtgtatatatatatatatacatatatatatatatatatatatatatatatatatatatatatatatatatatatatgcatcaatatatatatatatatatatatatatatatatatatatatatatatatacatatatatatatatatatatatatatatatatatatatatatatatatatatttttatatatatatatatatatatatatatgtatgtatgtatgtatgtatgtacgtatgtatgtgaatatatagatagatagatagacagatagatatgcgtgtatgAATAGTAGGTTTGAACATCTCTCGGTGGTGAATCAAACAGGAAATGGAAtgtcccgtccccctcccctcgggcaggGCCAGAAGGGCACGCCTAGTAACAACATATATTATTGAATAACATTTATGACGTCGAGTTATGTTTATTAGTAAGAACGTAATGGACGATTAGCAccgggattgtgtgtgtgggggggggggggaggtgaattcACGTAGTTTACCGAAAATTGGTTGGCTCTCAGTAGAATTTTCCCGAAATTATGGGTGACTTTCAGACGTGGCGGGTGTGTGCGTTGTTTCAGTAGCCTAATTTTAGCGTCTTTTGTGCTGGTTTTGCGCATTTAGGTCTCTGTTCCTCTTATTTAAGCCTCTTTCGCCCCGTAATTTCGCTGATATTCTTCTTGCCGTCCCCTGCTTTCGGAACTATCAAATCATTGTCGATGAAAATAGTGCTCGGATCGCCTCAACGATTCATTTGCACTGAGAACAACGGCCAGAATCGGTGAAATCAGCGGATATCATGcaggaaaaaatatcaaaattgtttCGAACGCAAGCCAGTACTTTGTTTTCCATATCGACCAAAAAAGCATTATACCAACAAGGTTTACTAGTTTGTGACAGATTTTAGCTTGGGG includes these proteins:
- the LOC113824292 gene encoding uncharacterized protein isoform X1, encoding MNVSRATSRKENAPVYLAVLLICGILVALCIFTDALILYIVTCVLMPVLCMLPKLMQKVQSQVMATETERGVPQLTNDRPVYNAPLFSAPNAPLAGLRVSEGQRATNLGGRHHHPTADLPPPVTDTEGRITQLTNDRPVYNPTFFSAPSTPFEELSASGLESQHATTLGEHQHLPTADLPPPYFALENEATDPSQGPPASLYVIRPPIVEPPSYQEAVQM